A window of Elgaria multicarinata webbii isolate HBS135686 ecotype San Diego chromosome 2, rElgMul1.1.pri, whole genome shotgun sequence contains these coding sequences:
- the SMIM38 gene encoding small integral membrane protein 38 gives MGSGLLMILVVVIILMRFILWSCFGAYLDFRLARRCPPKRKGS, from the coding sequence ATGGGATCGGGGCTTTTGATGATTTTAGTAGTTGTCATTATATTAATGCGATTCATTTTATGGTCCTGCTTCGGTGCTTATTTAGATTTCAGACTGGCTCGTAGGTGTCCCCCAAAGAGGAAGGGCTCTTGA